From Phaeocystidibacter marisrubri, the proteins below share one genomic window:
- a CDS encoding methylmalonyl-CoA mutase family protein encodes MSNSSLTFQEFPAASKAEWIAKIEKELKGGNFEDLFTHYGGDITLSPTYHSEDLPSAAAVPTRTSKIVDTIEGIYVDDASEGNKAILDVLNKGCSGVMLYLKKGVQLAPLLADVLIEHITVHYVSNGEASNVQSQLLDIITERGLNPAEIRGSINVDPIENLARTGEWFSSEESDFNTLESLINSPLKSMNNLAVNANIYHNAGASAATELGLTLAHAHEFIGRWGSSAFSHTTFNMAIGKSYLLEVAKFRALRSLWAKVGEAYETEAAAHIYAETGLRNKTIFDPNVNMLRTTTEAMSALIGGVDEVCVQPYDITFRESTPQARRVARNQALVMQYEAFVTKVNDPAAGSYAIENLTNDLCEEAWKVFREIEAKGGMIEALKSGFVQELIEREAAIEQELYNEGKIILVGTNKFPNAAEKMSKEATTPLFASDNSEGKVIRKIVARRLSEAEEQTRLKAE; translated from the coding sequence ATGTCAAATTCGAGCCTAACTTTTCAAGAGTTTCCCGCTGCTTCAAAGGCAGAATGGATTGCGAAAATTGAAAAGGAATTGAAAGGTGGAAATTTCGAAGATCTCTTTACACACTATGGAGGAGATATTACACTTTCACCCACTTATCATTCCGAGGACTTACCCAGCGCAGCTGCAGTCCCTACCCGCACTTCAAAAATTGTCGATACCATTGAAGGTATTTATGTAGATGATGCCAGCGAAGGAAATAAAGCCATCTTAGACGTCCTTAATAAGGGGTGCAGTGGAGTTATGCTCTATCTGAAAAAAGGAGTTCAATTAGCCCCTCTCTTGGCAGATGTTTTGATTGAACACATCACAGTTCACTATGTGTCTAATGGAGAAGCTAGCAATGTTCAATCCCAGTTATTGGACATCATTACTGAACGCGGTTTGAATCCAGCAGAAATTCGAGGTTCTATCAATGTTGATCCCATCGAAAACCTGGCAAGAACAGGTGAGTGGTTTTCTTCGGAAGAATCAGATTTCAACACACTTGAGTCGCTCATAAACTCTCCGCTGAAAAGCATGAATAACCTCGCTGTTAATGCGAATATCTACCACAATGCAGGCGCGAGTGCTGCAACCGAACTCGGACTCACGCTAGCTCATGCCCACGAGTTTATTGGAAGATGGGGATCATCTGCATTTAGCCACACTACATTCAACATGGCCATCGGCAAGTCTTATCTTCTCGAAGTTGCCAAGTTCCGAGCGCTACGTTCGCTTTGGGCTAAAGTAGGTGAAGCCTACGAAACGGAAGCTGCCGCACACATTTATGCAGAAACAGGACTTCGCAATAAGACCATTTTCGATCCTAATGTAAATATGCTCCGTACAACCACAGAAGCCATGAGCGCGCTGATTGGCGGTGTGGATGAGGTTTGTGTTCAACCCTATGACATCACCTTCCGGGAGTCGACACCTCAGGCGAGACGAGTGGCCCGCAATCAAGCCTTAGTGATGCAATACGAGGCTTTCGTGACTAAAGTGAATGACCCCGCCGCAGGTAGTTATGCGATTGAAAACCTCACCAACGACCTCTGTGAAGAAGCTTGGAAAGTATTCCGAGAAATAGAAGCTAAAGGTGGAATGATTGAAGCGCTGAAATCGGGATTTGTTCAAGAACTGATAGAAAGAGAAGCTGCCATTGAGCAAGAACTATACAACGAGGGCAAGATCATCCTTGTAGGAACCAACAAGTTCCCCAACGCTGCTGAGAAAATGTCGAAAGAAGCTACGACTCCACTCTTTGCCTCTGATAATAGCGAGGGAAAAGTAATTCGCAAAATTGTCGCTCGCAGACTCTCAGAAGCAGAGGAACAAACTAGACTTAAAGCCGAGTAA